The Armatimonadota bacterium region GTGCCGCTCCGGGAGTATACCGAGCATCTCAATGCCCACACCATGGTCATCGTGCAGATCGAAACCCGCGCCGGGGTCGAGCGCGCGGACGAGATCGCAGCGGTGCCGGGGGTGGACGTAGCGTTGATCGGGCCCGCCGACCTGTCGGTGTCGCTGGGGGTGCCGGGGGAGATCGAACACCCGTTGATGGAGGAGGCCATCGGCCACGTGCTGGCGGCGGCGCAGCGGGCGGGGGCGGCGGCGGGCATCCATTGGAGCGACGCCGCGTTCGTCAGTAAGTGGAAACAGCGGGGGATGCGCTGCCTCATGTATTCGACCGAGATGGGGTTCCTCGCCGACGGCGCGCAGGCGGGGGCGGCGGCGATCCGGGGACCGCAATAGTACTGCAACGAGAGCTGCGCTCAGGGGTTTCTCCTCAAGCAGAACTTGCCAGACCGGCAGTAGCGCAGGCTCGGTCCCACATTCAAGTGCGTGCCCGTGACTCCTGCGCACTAACCCCGAACCCTGTCTCGTGCGAATGGCCGCTGAATCACAAGTCTCGTTGCAGTGTTCGCCGTGGCGATGGATGGTGCCCGCGTACGGCCGCGGCCGCGCGGTCTTACGCGGCACCCTCATTTGTGCCCGTCGAGGTGCTTAAGGTACGCGATGAGGTCGCTCAGGTCCCGCTCCGACATCTGCCAGCGCGGCATCAGCAAGTCGAGCTCCTTGCCGTCCGGTTCGACTCCCTGGGTGATGGCGCGCTTGATAGCGGCGTCGGTGTAGGCGTAGTGCTCATGCGCGCCCTCCTCGTGCTCCACCGCCGGGTGCTCTTTGCCGGTGAGGACGTCGTAGCGGATGTCGGGGGCGAGCTGGCGGCTGGACATGATGGGCACGCCGCCCTTGCCGTCGCGGCCGTGGCAGTTGACGCACGACCCGCCGTGCATGGCAAGCCACGGCGGCCCGCCGGTGAAGGAGATGCGCTCGCCTTCGTCATTGGTGGCGATGAGGTAGATGCGTTCGCCGTTGGACTCGTACTGGGCGTCCGCGGGCGGGGGTGAGCCGCCCTGGGGCCCCATCATGCCTGGCCCCATCATCCCACCCGGCCCGGCGCGGCGGGCGACCATGGCGCTGCCAACGACGAAGACGATGACCGCCAGCATCAGACAGGCGATGGCGGCGGCCAGCAGCGTCCATGATTTCATCGGTCTATTCCCCC contains the following coding sequences:
- a CDS encoding cytochrome c, which gives rise to MKSWTLLAAAIACLMLAVIVFVVGSAMVARRAGPGGMMGPGMMGPQGGSPPPADAQYESNGERIYLIATNDEGERISFTGGPPWLAMHGGSCVNCHGRDGKGGVPIMSSRQLAPDIRYDVLTGKEHPAVEHEEGAHEHYAYTDAAIKRAITQGVEPDGKELDLLMPRWQMSERDLSDLIAYLKHLDGHK